In a single window of the Arthrobacter sp. StoSoilA2 genome:
- the pgm gene encoding phosphoglucomutase (alpha-D-glucose-1,6-bisphosphate-dependent), whose product MASRAGTVALPQDLVDITALLDAYFDVTPDLGDPAQRVAFGTSGHRGSSLKSSFNEPHILAITQAIVEYRGRQGITGPLFIGRDTHALSEPAQNSALEVLAANGVTVLVDARHGYTPTPALSHAILKYNREAAPGTPQADGIVVTPSHNPPGDGGFKYNPPHGGPADTDATGWIAERANQLLENGLRGVKRIPLNDALNADTTGKFDFLSSYVDDLPSVLDLDAIRNAGVRIGADPMGGASVDYWGEIGERHQLNLTVVNPTVDPQWAFMTLDWDEKIRMDCSSPSAMASLIKRMSLGADGTAAYDVATGNDADADRHGIVTPDGGLMNPNHYLAVAIDYLYRNRSGWNPESVVGKTLVSSSIIDRVAAGLGRKLVEVPVGFKWFVPGLLSGEGAFGGEESAGASFNKRDGSVWTTDKDGILLALLASEITAVTGKSPSQLYKGLTDQFGAPVYARIDAAATREQKAKLGKLSAADVTATSLAGEDITAKLTEAPGNGASIGGLKVVTENAWFAARPSGTEDVYKIYAESFKGADHLAKVQEEAKALVDGVIA is encoded by the coding sequence ATGGCTAGCCGAGCGGGCACAGTTGCCCTTCCCCAGGACCTTGTTGACATCACAGCCCTGCTGGACGCGTACTTCGACGTCACCCCTGATTTGGGCGATCCCGCGCAACGCGTAGCGTTTGGAACGTCGGGCCACCGCGGATCCAGCTTGAAGTCGTCGTTTAACGAGCCGCACATCCTCGCGATCACGCAGGCAATCGTTGAATACCGCGGCCGCCAGGGCATCACCGGGCCGCTATTCATCGGGCGCGACACCCACGCCCTGAGCGAACCCGCGCAGAACTCCGCACTGGAGGTACTGGCCGCCAACGGCGTGACCGTCCTGGTGGACGCCCGCCACGGTTACACCCCGACGCCGGCGCTGAGCCACGCAATCCTCAAGTACAACCGCGAAGCCGCACCGGGCACACCCCAGGCTGACGGCATCGTGGTCACCCCCAGCCACAACCCGCCCGGCGACGGTGGTTTCAAGTACAACCCCCCGCATGGCGGACCGGCCGACACCGACGCCACAGGTTGGATCGCCGAACGCGCCAACCAGCTCCTTGAGAACGGCCTCCGCGGCGTCAAGCGCATTCCGTTGAATGATGCTTTGAACGCGGACACCACCGGAAAGTTCGACTTCCTCAGCAGCTACGTTGATGATCTCCCATCCGTCCTGGACCTTGACGCCATCCGCAATGCCGGTGTCCGCATCGGCGCCGATCCCATGGGCGGTGCGTCCGTTGATTACTGGGGCGAGATCGGTGAGCGCCACCAGCTCAACCTGACGGTCGTGAACCCCACCGTGGACCCACAGTGGGCTTTCATGACCCTGGACTGGGACGAGAAGATCCGCATGGACTGCTCCTCGCCTTCCGCGATGGCCTCGCTCATCAAGCGCATGTCACTGGGTGCGGATGGTACCGCCGCCTACGACGTCGCCACGGGTAACGACGCCGACGCCGACCGCCACGGCATCGTCACGCCGGACGGTGGACTCATGAACCCGAACCACTACCTCGCCGTCGCCATCGATTACTTGTATCGCAACCGCAGCGGCTGGAATCCCGAATCCGTGGTCGGCAAGACGCTGGTTTCGTCCTCGATCATCGACCGCGTAGCTGCAGGGCTCGGCCGCAAGCTGGTTGAAGTTCCCGTCGGCTTCAAGTGGTTCGTGCCGGGCCTGCTCTCCGGCGAGGGCGCGTTCGGTGGCGAGGAATCGGCCGGCGCCTCCTTTAACAAGCGCGACGGCAGTGTGTGGACCACGGACAAAGACGGCATCCTGCTGGCCCTGCTGGCCTCGGAAATCACGGCCGTCACGGGTAAATCCCCGTCGCAGCTGTACAAGGGACTCACGGACCAGTTCGGCGCACCCGTCTACGCCCGAATCGATGCCGCTGCCACGCGCGAGCAGAAGGCCAAGCTGGGTAAGCTCTCCGCCGCGGACGTTACCGCTACTTCCCTTGCCGGCGAAGACATCACCGCCAAGCTCACGGAAGCTCCCGGCAATGGAGCTTCAATCGGCGGCCTGAAGGTTGTTACCGAGAACGCATGGTTTGCGGCCCGCCCCTCCGGCACCGAGGACGTCTACAAGATCTACGCCGAGTCCTTCAAGGGCGCAGATCACCTGGCCAAGGTGCAGGAGGAAGCCAAGGCTTTGGTGGATGGGGTAATTGCGTAG
- a CDS encoding HAD family hydrolase: MTILTDTPVAGIDDQPNDNNKLMIALDVDGTLVDHDGHMSPEVRAAAQAVVASGHDVMIATGRSLNATLPIIGQIGLERGYAVCCNGGVTLRLDPTLETGYEIIHKATFDPAPALKALRERLPNAKYALEDEDGNFLSTERFQDASFGVEAIGVDFQTMLEATAVRVVVFSSDNTSDDFNHAIRHIGLSGVTYSVGWTAWLDIAAEGVTKASALEALRKRIGTEQANTVAVGDGRNDIEMLTWAGRGVAMGQAPEEVIAVADEVTASVFDDGAALVLRSLL, translated from the coding sequence ATGACTATTTTGACTGACACTCCAGTTGCTGGCATCGATGACCAGCCAAATGACAACAACAAACTCATGATCGCATTGGACGTTGACGGTACGCTCGTGGACCACGATGGCCACATGTCCCCAGAGGTTAGGGCGGCCGCACAGGCGGTGGTCGCGAGCGGGCATGACGTCATGATCGCCACCGGCCGGTCGCTGAATGCCACCTTGCCCATCATCGGGCAAATCGGCTTGGAACGTGGCTACGCGGTGTGCTGCAACGGCGGCGTTACTCTCCGGCTGGATCCCACCCTTGAAACCGGCTATGAGATCATCCACAAGGCAACGTTCGATCCCGCTCCGGCGCTGAAGGCCCTGCGCGAACGCCTGCCCAACGCGAAGTACGCGCTGGAGGATGAAGACGGGAACTTCCTCTCCACGGAGCGTTTCCAGGATGCCAGCTTTGGCGTCGAGGCAATCGGCGTGGACTTCCAGACCATGTTGGAGGCCACGGCGGTACGCGTGGTGGTCTTCAGCAGCGACAACACTTCTGACGACTTCAATCACGCCATCCGCCACATCGGCCTTTCCGGCGTGACGTACTCGGTTGGCTGGACTGCGTGGCTGGACATTGCCGCGGAGGGCGTGACCAAGGCCAGTGCGCTTGAGGCCCTGCGCAAGAGGATCGGCACGGAACAGGCCAACACGGTGGCGGTGGGCGATGGCCGCAACGACATCGAGATGCTCACATGGGCCGGCAGGGGAGTGGCCATGGGCCAGGCTCCCGAGGAAGTGATCGCCGTTGCGGATGAGGTCACCGCGTCAGTATTCGACGACGGCGCCGCCCTGGTTCTGCGCAGCCTGCTGTAA
- the pheA gene encoding prephenate dehydratase has translation MSAPTYTFLGPEGTFTETALMQVPGAADASRIPCTNVNTALERVRNGEADAAMVPIENSVEGGVTATLDAIATGPELRIIREALVPITFVLVARPGVVLANIKRISTHGHAWAQCRLWVEENIPNADYVPGSSTAAAAMGLLEGDAHYDAAICAPLIAGEQPGLNVLAENIGDNPDAVTRFILVSRPGPLPERTGADKTTVVVPLPEDHPGALMEILDQFASRGVNLSRIESRPTGQYLGHYFFSIDADGHASDSRVADALAGLHRISPATRFLGSYARADKQAAVVAPHTSDAAFASAHAWVQSILKG, from the coding sequence ATGTCAGCACCGACCTATACGTTCCTGGGCCCTGAGGGAACGTTCACGGAGACCGCCCTCATGCAGGTCCCTGGTGCCGCTGATGCCTCCCGCATTCCTTGCACCAACGTAAACACGGCCCTCGAGCGGGTTCGCAACGGTGAGGCGGACGCTGCCATGGTTCCCATCGAAAACTCGGTGGAGGGTGGCGTGACTGCGACCCTGGATGCCATTGCCACCGGCCCAGAGCTCCGGATCATCCGCGAGGCCCTGGTGCCTATCACGTTCGTGCTCGTGGCGAGGCCCGGCGTCGTGCTTGCCAACATAAAGCGCATCTCCACACACGGCCACGCATGGGCCCAATGCCGCCTCTGGGTGGAGGAAAATATTCCGAACGCGGATTACGTCCCCGGTTCCTCTACCGCGGCAGCGGCCATGGGCCTCCTGGAAGGAGACGCCCATTACGACGCCGCCATTTGCGCCCCGTTGATTGCGGGGGAGCAGCCTGGGCTTAACGTTCTGGCCGAAAACATCGGCGACAACCCGGATGCAGTCACCCGCTTTATCCTGGTGAGCCGTCCAGGTCCCTTGCCCGAACGCACGGGTGCGGATAAGACAACGGTTGTTGTCCCGCTGCCGGAGGACCACCCCGGTGCCCTCATGGAAATCCTTGACCAGTTCGCTTCGCGGGGGGTCAACCTGAGCCGGATCGAATCACGCCCCACCGGCCAGTACCTTGGCCACTACTTCTTCAGCATCGATGCCGACGGTCATGCGTCGGATTCCCGTGTTGCTGATGCCTTGGCGGGCCTCCACAGAATCAGCCCGGCAACCCGTTTCCTTGGCTCATACGCGCGCGCCGACAAGCAGGCTGCCGTGGTTGCCCCACATACTTCGGACGCTGCCTTTGCCTCCGCTCATGCGTGGGTCCAATCGATTCTTAAGGGCTAG
- a CDS encoding diacylglycerol kinase family protein, with product MSDWILYVILAGGVAFAVSSWWGVRRLRARHIRSAVREDTHKPEPGHQKVAVILNPVKNKSLEARQAIIDACDLAGWDSPKFFETTVEDPGYGQSRQALEYGADVVLACGGDGTVRVVAESLAHKGVAMGLIPLGTGNLLARNVELDVTDIADCIQIALFGHQRFIDTASMAIDNGITGESSTHTFLVIAGMGLDAEVVGDTKEDLKKTVGWLAYTEAGVRHLPGRRKRVTITMDDQPEQARKIRSVLFANCGLIPGGIDFIPEAMIDDGMLDIVVMSPRSAFGWIAMYAKILFKHKRNLPVMNFYRSGKVTIRSQEPMATQLDGDPAGEATEVTVQVQPGSLLVRVPKAQTL from the coding sequence ATGAGCGACTGGATCCTGTACGTGATTCTCGCTGGGGGCGTGGCGTTTGCCGTCTCCAGTTGGTGGGGTGTGCGCCGGTTGAGAGCCCGTCACATCAGGAGCGCGGTTCGGGAGGACACCCACAAGCCGGAGCCAGGGCACCAGAAGGTTGCGGTGATCCTCAACCCGGTGAAAAACAAGTCGCTCGAGGCCCGCCAAGCGATTATCGACGCCTGCGACCTCGCCGGTTGGGACAGCCCGAAGTTCTTTGAAACCACTGTGGAAGACCCTGGTTACGGGCAGTCGCGCCAAGCGCTGGAGTACGGGGCCGACGTCGTTCTTGCGTGCGGCGGCGACGGTACAGTGCGTGTGGTGGCTGAGTCGCTGGCGCATAAAGGCGTGGCGATGGGCCTCATTCCGCTGGGCACCGGCAACCTTCTGGCCCGCAACGTCGAACTGGACGTCACCGACATCGCCGACTGCATCCAGATCGCCCTCTTTGGGCACCAGCGCTTTATTGATACCGCAAGCATGGCCATAGACAACGGCATTACGGGAGAATCGTCCACCCATACATTCCTTGTGATCGCCGGTATGGGCCTGGACGCCGAGGTTGTGGGAGATACCAAGGAAGACCTGAAGAAGACCGTGGGTTGGCTGGCCTATACAGAGGCCGGAGTCCGGCATCTGCCCGGCCGCCGCAAGCGTGTCACCATCACCATGGATGACCAGCCGGAACAGGCCCGGAAAATCCGGAGTGTGCTTTTCGCCAATTGCGGCCTGATTCCTGGCGGCATCGATTTCATTCCGGAAGCCATGATCGACGACGGCATGCTGGACATCGTCGTCATGAGCCCGCGCAGCGCGTTCGGATGGATCGCGATGTACGCGAAGATCCTGTTCAAGCACAAACGGAATTTGCCGGTGATGAATTTCTATCGCTCCGGCAAGGTCACCATCCGCAGCCAGGAACCCATGGCGACTCAACTCGACGGCGACCCCGCGGGCGAGGCCACGGAGGTCACCGTCCAGGTCCAGCCGGGTTCGCTATTGGTGCGGGTACCGAAAGCTCAAACCCTCTAG
- a CDS encoding peptide MFS transporter — MPAVNASIEEMSTPLTTATPQKPSGDTSFFGHPKMLASLFSVEMWERFSFYGMQGILLYYMYFSAEQGGLSIDKGLAAGLVGAYGGGVYLSTILGAWLADRIFGSEKVLFGSALMIMAGHIALALLPGIPGLIAGLVLVGIGSGGLKANATALVGSLYGEKDERRDAGFSIFYMGINIGGLIGPLVTGWLQESNGFHWGFGAAAVGMAIGLVIYSLGRSKLPEEAHRVPNPLPAADRTRYGLIFLGILVIIGVLLGTGTVNADNLARSMAYAAIGASVIYLFLIFRSAKVTGLERKRVLAFIPLYIASAAFWALFQQQFTFIAVYSEEKLDRNLFGWEMPAAWVQSINPVFIIIFAGVMAALWTKLGTKQPSSPLKFSAGLLIMGLAFLCFIPLAGDGKTPLLALVGILFLFTLAELFLSPIGLSVSTKLAPQAFHTQMVALFFLSVSLGTTLAGILAGLYNPDDELPYFLGIGGVAVVLAMALAAGSPAIKKLMGGVR, encoded by the coding sequence ATGCCCGCAGTCAATGCCAGCATTGAGGAAATGAGCACACCTCTAACCACGGCTACGCCCCAAAAACCATCGGGCGATACGTCATTCTTCGGCCACCCAAAGATGCTGGCCAGCCTCTTCTCCGTGGAGATGTGGGAGCGATTCTCCTTCTACGGCATGCAGGGCATCCTGCTTTACTACATGTACTTCAGCGCCGAGCAGGGCGGGTTGTCGATCGACAAGGGCCTCGCCGCTGGCTTGGTTGGCGCTTATGGCGGCGGCGTCTACCTGTCCACCATCCTGGGCGCATGGCTCGCAGACCGTATCTTCGGTTCCGAAAAGGTCCTCTTCGGCTCGGCCCTCATGATCATGGCGGGCCACATTGCCCTGGCTCTCCTGCCCGGTATTCCCGGACTGATCGCCGGCCTTGTTTTGGTGGGCATCGGATCCGGCGGCCTGAAAGCCAATGCCACCGCGCTGGTTGGCAGCCTGTACGGCGAGAAGGACGAGCGCCGCGACGCCGGCTTCTCCATCTTCTACATGGGCATCAACATCGGCGGACTCATCGGCCCCCTGGTCACAGGCTGGCTCCAGGAGAGCAACGGCTTCCACTGGGGCTTCGGCGCAGCAGCCGTGGGCATGGCGATCGGCCTTGTCATCTACTCGCTGGGCCGCAGCAAGCTCCCCGAGGAAGCCCACCGCGTTCCCAACCCGCTCCCGGCTGCTGACCGCACACGGTATGGGCTGATTTTCCTGGGCATCCTCGTGATCATAGGAGTACTGCTCGGCACGGGCACGGTTAACGCCGACAACCTGGCTCGCAGCATGGCTTACGCTGCCATCGGTGCCTCAGTGATCTACCTTTTCCTGATCTTCCGCAGCGCCAAAGTCACAGGCCTGGAGCGCAAACGCGTGCTGGCGTTCATCCCGCTGTACATCGCATCGGCCGCCTTCTGGGCCCTGTTCCAGCAGCAGTTCACCTTCATTGCCGTGTACTCCGAAGAGAAACTGGATCGCAACCTGTTCGGCTGGGAAATGCCGGCGGCCTGGGTCCAGTCCATCAACCCGGTGTTCATCATCATCTTCGCCGGCGTCATGGCAGCCCTGTGGACCAAGCTGGGCACCAAACAGCCAAGTTCCCCGCTGAAATTCTCTGCAGGTCTGCTCATCATGGGGCTGGCCTTCCTCTGCTTCATCCCGCTGGCTGGCGACGGCAAGACCCCGCTGCTGGCGCTTGTGGGAATCCTGTTCCTCTTTACACTGGCAGAACTCTTCCTCTCCCCCATTGGCCTGTCCGTGAGCACCAAGCTCGCCCCGCAGGCTTTCCACACCCAAATGGTGGCGCTGTTCTTCCTGTCCGTCTCACTGGGCACCACGCTGGCAGGCATCCTTGCCGGCCTCTACAACCCCGACGACGAACTCCCGTACTTCCTGGGCATTGGCGGCGTGGCTGTGGTGTTGGCTATGGCACTCGCTGCTGGATCCCCGGCTATCAAGAAGCTGATGGGCGGCGTGCGGTAG
- a CDS encoding rhodanese-like domain-containing protein — protein sequence MSDFETVPVGDIPADASILDVREDYEWVAGHVEGARHIPMDQLPARLDELDPDDDLFVICRTGGRSFRVVQWLVGQGYSAVNVAGGMDMWFEAGRPMVSDNGLKPVVL from the coding sequence ATGAGCGACTTCGAAACCGTGCCTGTGGGCGATATTCCGGCTGATGCCAGCATCCTGGACGTTCGCGAGGACTATGAATGGGTTGCCGGACACGTTGAGGGCGCACGGCATATCCCTATGGACCAACTGCCGGCCCGCTTGGATGAACTTGATCCCGATGACGACCTCTTCGTCATCTGCCGTACCGGTGGCCGTTCCTTCCGCGTAGTCCAGTGGCTGGTGGGCCAGGGCTACTCTGCCGTGAACGTGGCCGGTGGGATGGACATGTGGTTCGAAGCCGGCCGGCCAATGGTGTCGGACAACGGTCTCAAGCCAGTGGTTCTCTAA
- a CDS encoding DUF4190 domain-containing protein, whose amino-acid sequence MSDQPSKGNEDKPAGYEPPQYIPPAEFSAPEQTSQTQPLPPYDQGAYTQNAQGQDDFYTQPLPPTSQGGASQSPASQSGGGQSGANQGVSSQGSYTPGDYSQPGPSPYGQPPSPYNQSQYNQGQYNQSPYNQAPYQQQPYGQQNPYGQPAYYAMPTQPKGLSIASMCCGIATFVGFGFFILPQIAAVILGHLALNREPAGKGMAIAGLIMGYVGVAITVVVLIFFFAAIGASSRYNY is encoded by the coding sequence ATGTCAGATCAACCATCCAAGGGCAACGAGGACAAACCGGCGGGCTACGAACCGCCGCAGTACATCCCGCCGGCCGAATTCAGCGCGCCGGAGCAGACCTCACAGACTCAGCCGCTTCCGCCGTACGATCAGGGCGCCTACACGCAGAACGCCCAGGGCCAGGACGACTTCTACACGCAGCCGCTGCCGCCCACAAGCCAGGGCGGCGCCAGCCAGAGCCCCGCCAGCCAGAGCGGCGGCGGCCAGAGCGGCGCCAATCAGGGTGTATCCAGCCAGGGCTCGTACACGCCCGGTGATTACAGCCAGCCGGGCCCATCGCCGTATGGCCAGCCCCCCAGCCCCTATAACCAGAGCCAATACAACCAAGGCCAATACAACCAGAGCCCGTACAACCAAGCCCCGTACCAGCAGCAGCCCTATGGCCAGCAGAACCCTTACGGCCAGCCCGCGTATTACGCCATGCCCACGCAGCCCAAGGGCCTGAGCATCGCGAGCATGTGCTGCGGCATTGCCACATTTGTTGGCTTTGGGTTCTTCATCCTGCCGCAGATCGCCGCTGTGATCCTTGGCCATCTTGCCCTCAACCGCGAACCGGCGGGCAAGGGCATGGCGATTGCCGGCCTGATCATGGGTTACGTCGGCGTGGCGATCACGGTGGTCGTCTTGATCTTCTTCTTTGCTGCGATCGGGGCTTCCAGCAGGTATAACTACTAG
- the serS gene encoding serine--tRNA ligase, which yields MIDVKDLSENPDKFRASQRARGADESVVDAIISADSDRRAALIRHETLRAEQNAFGKKVAQAKGEEKQALLAEVKELANSVKAASAEAAAAQAKQEELLRAIPNLIVDGVPEGGEDDYVVVKTVGTPREFTDFEPKDHLEIGELIGAIDMERGAKVSGARFYFLRGVGARLEMALLQMAMDQAIEAGFVPMITPTLVRPETMQGTGFDVKHDAEIYRLAEDDLYLVGTSEVALAGYHADEILDLSSGPIRYAGQSSCYRREAGSHGKDTRGIIRVHQFNKVEMFIYTTVEEAAAEHERLLAWEEEMLAKCELPYRVIDTAAGDLGMSAARKFDCEAWVPTQNAYRELTSTSNCTTFQARRLNIRERVINEEGVAKGTRAVATLNGTLATTRWIVALLEHHQNPDGSVNVPKALQKYLGGLEVLPVL from the coding sequence GTGATCGACGTAAAAGACCTCAGCGAAAATCCGGACAAGTTCCGTGCCAGCCAGCGCGCCCGTGGCGCCGACGAGTCTGTTGTGGACGCGATCATCTCCGCAGATTCCGATCGCCGTGCGGCGCTTATCCGCCATGAAACCCTCCGCGCCGAGCAGAACGCCTTCGGCAAGAAGGTTGCCCAGGCAAAGGGCGAGGAAAAGCAGGCCCTGCTGGCCGAGGTCAAGGAACTGGCCAACTCGGTGAAGGCCGCTTCCGCTGAAGCTGCTGCCGCCCAGGCCAAGCAGGAAGAGCTGCTCCGCGCCATCCCCAATCTGATCGTCGATGGCGTTCCCGAGGGCGGCGAGGACGACTACGTTGTGGTCAAGACGGTGGGCACGCCGCGCGAATTCACGGATTTCGAGCCGAAGGACCACTTGGAAATCGGCGAACTGATCGGCGCGATCGACATGGAACGCGGCGCCAAGGTCTCGGGCGCGCGCTTCTACTTCCTGCGTGGCGTGGGTGCCCGCTTGGAAATGGCGCTGCTGCAGATGGCCATGGACCAGGCGATCGAGGCTGGTTTCGTCCCGATGATCACCCCCACCTTGGTGCGTCCGGAGACCATGCAGGGCACCGGGTTCGATGTCAAGCACGACGCCGAGATCTACCGTCTCGCTGAAGACGACCTTTACCTTGTGGGAACCTCGGAGGTGGCCCTCGCCGGCTACCACGCGGACGAGATCCTGGACCTCTCTTCCGGTCCCATCCGCTACGCCGGCCAAAGCTCCTGCTACCGCCGCGAGGCCGGTTCGCACGGCAAGGACACCCGCGGCATCATCCGCGTACACCAGTTCAACAAAGTGGAGATGTTCATCTACACCACGGTTGAAGAAGCAGCCGCGGAACACGAACGCCTGCTCGCTTGGGAAGAGGAAATGCTGGCCAAGTGCGAGCTTCCCTACCGGGTGATCGACACAGCTGCGGGCGACCTCGGCATGTCCGCTGCCCGCAAGTTCGATTGCGAAGCCTGGGTTCCCACCCAAAATGCCTACCGTGAGCTCACGTCCACCTCCAACTGCACCACGTTCCAGGCCCGCCGCCTCAACATCCGCGAACGCGTGATCAACGAGGAAGGCGTCGCCAAGGGCACCCGTGCCGTGGCCACCCTGAACGGCACCCTGGCCACCACCCGCTGGATCGTGGCCCTGTTGGAGCACCACCAGAACCCGGACGGCTCGGTCAACGTTCCCAAGGCCCTGCAGAAGTACCTTGGCGGGCTTGAGGTTTTGCCGGTCCTGTAG
- a CDS encoding amidase, which produces MVDLSLQALNAVALRDALATGELSARDATGHFLSVIEARNRHLGAFITITAEQAMADAGTADNLHAQLSRAHRLSELPLLHGMPLAFKDLTDVAGVPTTHGSAALEHKPAPEDGALAATLKGQGVISLGKTQVPEFGLTAYSENRIAPPSRNPHSLSRSSGGSSGGSAAAVAAGMVPFAPGTDGGGSIRIPAGACGLVGLKPGRGMVPSGANAGDAAKLVVAGPLARTAADAALLMDALVPREQAPDGGYLANVGQAPTPLKVGVSLDSPWAGVFPFEVEQEALDGLARGIKLLEEAGHRVAEAEIRYDNRYPEAFTAAWTAGVGSARIAPQREALLTPLTRTFRRRAQQRSALKVNEALVFLRQFEHDTIAQYAQWDVILMPTLAQTPRPIGWFTGGGHSSEPWPSEWAGDADEDYRRQCEYAPWSSMVNVCGLPAISIPVNVTTSGLPMGIQVIGKPGSELQLLQLAAVLEAFQ; this is translated from the coding sequence TTGGTTGATCTTTCCCTGCAGGCCCTCAACGCTGTGGCGCTTCGGGATGCCCTCGCGACCGGCGAGCTGTCGGCAAGGGACGCCACCGGCCATTTCCTGTCCGTCATCGAGGCCCGCAACAGGCACTTGGGCGCCTTCATTACCATTACCGCAGAGCAAGCGATGGCCGACGCCGGCACGGCGGACAACCTGCACGCGCAGCTCTCCCGCGCGCACCGCCTTTCCGAGTTGCCCCTCCTGCACGGCATGCCCCTCGCTTTCAAAGACCTCACGGACGTAGCCGGCGTTCCCACCACCCACGGCAGCGCCGCCCTGGAGCACAAACCCGCACCTGAGGATGGCGCCCTCGCAGCCACCCTGAAGGGCCAAGGCGTCATCTCGCTGGGCAAAACCCAGGTTCCGGAGTTCGGGCTCACCGCGTACAGCGAAAACCGCATCGCACCGCCGTCGCGCAATCCCCACTCCTTAAGCCGAAGTTCCGGAGGGTCTTCGGGCGGAAGCGCAGCGGCCGTGGCGGCTGGCATGGTTCCTTTCGCTCCCGGGACGGACGGCGGCGGTTCCATTCGGATTCCGGCAGGCGCCTGTGGCCTGGTGGGGCTCAAGCCGGGGCGCGGCATGGTGCCATCCGGAGCAAACGCGGGTGACGCAGCTAAATTGGTGGTCGCCGGACCGCTGGCACGTACGGCGGCGGACGCTGCCCTGCTGATGGACGCGCTGGTCCCCCGCGAACAAGCGCCCGACGGCGGTTATCTCGCCAACGTTGGCCAAGCGCCAACGCCACTGAAAGTGGGCGTGAGCCTGGATAGCCCGTGGGCCGGAGTCTTCCCTTTCGAGGTGGAACAGGAAGCATTGGACGGCCTTGCGCGGGGAATCAAGCTGCTTGAAGAGGCCGGCCACCGCGTCGCGGAAGCGGAGATCCGCTACGACAACCGCTACCCGGAGGCGTTCACCGCAGCCTGGACTGCCGGCGTCGGGAGCGCCCGGATAGCACCCCAGCGCGAGGCGCTCCTGACCCCGCTCACCCGGACGTTCCGTCGTCGTGCGCAGCAGCGCAGCGCGTTGAAGGTCAATGAGGCCCTCGTTTTCCTGCGGCAGTTCGAGCACGACACGATCGCGCAATATGCGCAGTGGGACGTCATCCTCATGCCCACGCTGGCTCAGACACCACGCCCGATCGGCTGGTTCACGGGCGGCGGCCACAGCAGTGAGCCCTGGCCCAGCGAATGGGCGGGCGACGCAGACGAGGATTACAGAAGACAATGCGAGTACGCGCCTTGGTCCTCCATGGTCAATGTGTGTGGATTGCCGGCGATCAGCATCCCCGTCAATGTGACAACGAGCGGCCTTCCGATGGGCATCCAGGTGATCGGTAAACCCGGTTCTGAACTGCAGCTTCTTCAGCTCGCGGCGGTTTTGGAGGCCTTTCAGTAA
- a CDS encoding peptidase E: MAAGQPTILATSGGYKPGSRTRIEFDHLMHYAVELSGVSGRAPRVTHIGTASGDQRWWAAEMDQAARIAGFDFAHLNLFTMPNIEDPEAHLLEQDVVWVHGGSVVNLLAVWRAHGLDGILRKAWESGVVLAGVSAGSICWFKSGVTDSFGPELQPVTNALGFLPYANGVHYDSEPRRAPAIHKLVANGTLGEAHCTDDGVGLVYHGTELVEVVSEVKNKAAFRVTAGAGESVDAIAVEERLESRFLG, translated from the coding sequence ATGGCGGCTGGCCAACCCACCATCCTCGCAACATCCGGCGGTTACAAGCCTGGCAGCCGGACCCGCATCGAGTTCGACCACCTCATGCACTACGCCGTGGAGCTGTCCGGGGTGAGTGGGCGCGCACCCCGCGTGACCCACATCGGTACTGCATCAGGTGACCAACGCTGGTGGGCGGCAGAGATGGATCAGGCAGCCCGCATTGCCGGGTTTGATTTCGCTCATCTCAATCTCTTCACCATGCCCAATATTGAGGACCCTGAAGCTCATCTTTTGGAGCAGGACGTGGTGTGGGTCCACGGTGGTTCGGTGGTCAACCTGCTTGCCGTATGGCGGGCACACGGCCTCGATGGCATTTTGCGGAAGGCCTGGGAAAGCGGCGTGGTCCTGGCCGGGGTTTCCGCGGGTTCCATCTGTTGGTTCAAGAGCGGCGTGACGGATTCCTTCGGCCCTGAATTGCAGCCGGTTACGAATGCGCTTGGCTTCCTTCCCTACGCCAACGGCGTCCACTATGACTCCGAACCCCGCCGCGCTCCTGCCATCCACAAGCTCGTGGCCAACGGCACGCTGGGAGAGGCGCATTGCACGGACGACGGCGTGGGGCTGGTTTACCACGGCACCGAGCTGGTGGAGGTGGTGTCCGAAGTCAAGAACAAGGCCGCTTTCCGGGTCACTGCAGGTGCTGGTGAGAGCGTGGACGCCATCGCTGTGGAGGAACGGTTGGAGTCTCGTTTCCTTGGTTGA